One Pan paniscus chromosome 16, NHGRI_mPanPan1-v2.0_pri, whole genome shotgun sequence DNA segment encodes these proteins:
- the LOC134729171 gene encoding amyloid-beta A4 precursor protein-binding family A member 2-like, which yields MAHQKRESAGSSMLDHRARPGPVPHHQEPESEDVELPLEGYVPEGLELVALRPESPTPKEQECHNHSPDGDSSSDYVNNTSEEDDYDEGLPEEEEGIPCHIRYCPEDESYLEGMDCNGEEYLAHGAHPMDTDGCQDAVDWTAWAGLHPHGHGAKGSQDYPDGQLPNTEDVSSVLEAHDQEEDGHYCPSKEGYQDYYPVEANGNTGASAYPLRCGDGDLEDQEDQEEDIDQIVAEIKISLSMTSITSTSEASPKHGPEPGPADSAEACPPIKASCSPSRQEARPKSPNLLPEAKHPGDPQRGFKPKTRTPEERLKWPHEQVGL from the coding sequence ATGGCCCACCAGAAGCGTGAGAGCGCGGGGAGCAGCATGTTGGACCACAGGGCAAGGCCGGGTCCTGTCCCCCACCACCAGGAGCCCGAGAGCGAGGACGTGGAGCTGCCCTTGGAGGGCTATGTGCCCGAGGGCCTGGAGCTGGTCGCCCTGCGGCCAGAGAGCCCCACGCCCAAGGAGCAGGAGTGCCACAACCACAGCCCCGATGGGGACTCCAGTTCCGACTACGTGAACAACACCTCTGAGGAGGACGACTATGACGAGGGCCtccctgaggaggaggagggcatcCCCTGCCACATCCGCTACTGCCCCGAGGACGAAAGCTACCTGGAGGGCATGGACTGCAACGGGGAGGAGTACCTGGCCCACGGCGCGCATCCTATGGACACTGACGGGTGCCAGGATGCAGTGGACTGGACGGCCTGGGCGGGCCTGCACCCCCATGGTCACGGGGCTAAAGGCAGCCAGGACTACCCTGATGGCCAACTGCCCAACACGGAGGATGTGTCCTCCGTCCTGGAGGCCCACGACCAGGAAGAAGACGGTCACTACTGTCCCAGCAAAGAGGGCTACCAGGACTACTACCCTGTGGAGGCTAACGGGAACACCGGCGCTTCTGCCTACCCCCTGAGGTGCGGGGACGGGGACCTGGAGGACCAGGAGGACCAGGAGGAGGACATCGACCAGATTGTGGCAGAGATCAAGATAAGCCTGAGCATGACCAGCATCACCAGCACCAGTGAGGCCAGCCCCAAGCATGGGCCTGAGCCAGGGCCTGCAGACTCTGCAGAGGCCTGCCCACCCATCAAGGCCAGCTGCAGCCCCAGCAGGCAAGAGGCGAGGCCCAAGTCGCCGAACCTCCTTCCCGAGGCCAAGCACCCCGGAGACCCCCAGAGAGGCTTCAAGCCCAAGACCAGGACCCCAGAAGAGAGGCTGAAGTGGCCTCACGAGCAGGTAGGACTCTAG